A single window of Pontibacillus chungwhensis DNA harbors:
- the yidD gene encoding membrane protein insertion efficiency factor YidD, whose translation MKTIFLWIIRFYQKAISPLKPAPTCRFYPTCSQYGVEAITRFGAIKGGWLTVKRIAKCHPFHPGGFDYVPEKKQKK comes from the coding sequence ATGAAAACCATTTTCTTGTGGATCATTCGCTTTTACCAAAAGGCCATTTCCCCGTTAAAACCAGCTCCTACTTGTCGCTTTTATCCGACATGTTCCCAATATGGTGTTGAAGCTATTACAAGATTTGGAGCAATAAAGGGTGGATGGTTAACAGTAAAACGAATTGCCAAGTGTCACCCCTTTCATCCAGGGGGTTTTGACTATGTTCCAGAAAAGAAACAAAAAAAATAG
- a CDS encoding ABC transporter permease — protein MWIHAHKDWKRMLKDPKALLIVLFMPALLTALLGLSIGKMMDGSGEIDTISLGVFDQSEPATWNIEGMPEEFTPSDPPNDFVALFKEEVLKGEELKSFIHIEEIESEEEGKERLQNGELTSFISFPASFNQNVVDALLLSNQSDLQVDLWQNPDQALQSEIIASIVEGYTTQLTSLVVQKEGTMRFLAEEGLSPAITATKMQDSFEANSEGGNRIKLSRASIDGLDSISGIQYYTVGMAVMFMLYVASYTAIYMKDEVRTNMFNRIRVIGESPYKVLAGKLISTSIFVFGQFLFLFTFSKILFGMKLGALLPLGILMVSTSIAVGCLGVVFSALALTYKENRLTDLFQSVVIPFMAMLGGSFIQLSIMPESIRFIGQSIINGAALDGLLKIMQGYGFEGLQSSILAIWINGFIFLLLAFIIIRRNKEVFS, from the coding sequence ATGTGGATACATGCACATAAGGATTGGAAGCGTATGTTAAAGGATCCGAAAGCTCTCTTAATTGTATTATTCATGCCTGCATTGCTGACAGCGCTATTAGGTTTGTCTATTGGGAAGATGATGGATGGTTCAGGAGAAATCGATACAATCTCCTTAGGAGTGTTTGATCAGAGTGAACCTGCTACTTGGAATATAGAAGGAATGCCTGAAGAATTTACGCCTTCTGATCCACCAAATGACTTTGTTGCTTTATTTAAAGAAGAAGTTCTTAAAGGAGAAGAATTGAAATCTTTTATTCATATTGAAGAGATTGAATCTGAAGAGGAAGGAAAAGAACGGTTACAAAATGGCGAATTAACTTCTTTCATTTCTTTTCCAGCATCTTTTAACCAAAATGTGGTTGATGCATTATTGCTTTCAAATCAATCTGATCTTCAAGTAGATCTATGGCAGAATCCTGATCAGGCCTTACAAAGTGAAATTATAGCCAGTATTGTAGAAGGCTACACGACACAACTGACTTCGCTTGTTGTACAAAAAGAGGGAACGATGCGTTTTTTAGCTGAAGAGGGCCTCTCCCCTGCCATAACGGCAACAAAGATGCAAGACTCTTTCGAGGCTAACAGTGAGGGGGGAAATCGAATTAAATTGTCCAGAGCTTCTATAGACGGCTTAGATTCTATATCTGGTATTCAATATTATACAGTAGGGATGGCCGTTATGTTTATGCTCTATGTGGCGTCATATACGGCGATATATATGAAGGATGAAGTTCGTACAAATATGTTTAACCGAATACGTGTGATTGGAGAATCACCTTATAAAGTTCTAGCGGGTAAATTAATTTCAACCAGTATATTTGTGTTTGGACAATTCCTATTTTTATTTACTTTCTCAAAAATATTGTTTGGTATGAAGCTAGGCGCCCTATTGCCACTTGGTATCCTTATGGTTTCTACCTCAATTGCAGTTGGTTGTTTAGGTGTTGTGTTTAGCGCACTTGCCTTAACATACAAGGAAAACCGATTAACTGATCTGTTTCAAAGTGTAGTCATTCCTTTTATGGCTATGTTGGGAGGGAGCTTTATACAATTATCAATTATGCCTGAAAGTATCCGTTTTATAGGTCAATCGATTATCAATGGTGCTGCGTTAGATGGACTTCTAAAGATCATGCAAGGATATGGTTTTGAAGGCCTTCAAAGCTCCATACTAGCCATTTGGATAAATGGGTTCATTTTCTTACTATTGGCATTCATAATCATTCGTCGAAATAAGGAGGTGTTCTCATGA
- the folE2 gene encoding GTP cyclohydrolase FolE2 → MNQTNINTKKQLPSKEDRHKLFGSVDPGPRTKPVEKDEMADLQNSRKDFLFDLDAVGISNVKHPIRIYSSKKPEMQTTIGTFRFASKIGKGSKGTNMSRFTEQLDRYHNDGFAVDITTLKKFTKELAQRLKQDDAEVEVSYPWFFERKGPFSDLAGMNHADATMKVSYHNRTGYDVEVALTGKITTLCPCSKEISEYSAHNQRGNVTMSVRLTDDFDENDLDWKEALLEAAESNASARIHPVLKRPDEKAVTEQAYENPRFVEDIVRLVAADLYELSFVERFYVACRNEESIHLHDAIAEVTYDKTVE, encoded by the coding sequence ATGAACCAGACAAATATTAATACAAAAAAACAGCTACCTTCTAAAGAAGACCGACATAAATTATTTGGTTCTGTGGATCCGGGGCCACGTACAAAACCCGTAGAAAAAGATGAGATGGCAGACCTTCAAAATTCTCGCAAAGATTTCTTATTTGATCTTGATGCAGTTGGAATTTCTAACGTTAAACATCCTATCCGTATATATAGTTCAAAAAAACCAGAAATGCAGACCACGATTGGGACCTTCCGTTTCGCATCTAAAATTGGGAAAGGAAGCAAAGGGACTAATATGAGTCGCTTTACTGAGCAATTAGACCGCTATCATAATGATGGCTTTGCCGTCGATATTACGACTTTGAAAAAATTCACGAAAGAATTAGCTCAACGTTTAAAACAAGATGATGCCGAAGTAGAAGTTTCCTATCCATGGTTTTTCGAACGGAAGGGTCCTTTCTCTGATTTAGCAGGGATGAATCACGCAGATGCAACGATGAAAGTCTCTTACCATAATAGAACCGGGTATGATGTAGAAGTAGCACTTACAGGTAAAATCACTACCCTATGCCCTTGTTCTAAAGAAATAAGCGAATACTCTGCGCACAATCAGCGTGGGAATGTAACGATGTCTGTTCGATTAACAGATGATTTCGATGAGAATGATCTGGATTGGAAAGAAGCACTACTTGAAGCAGCAGAATCAAATGCATCCGCCCGTATTCATCCTGTCCTTAAACGGCCTGATGAAAAAGCGGTAACGGAGCAAGCTTATGAGAATCCACGCTTTGTAGAAGATATTGTCCGTTTAGTTGCGGCTGATCTATATGAACTTTCTTTTGTAGAACGTTTTTATGTAGCTTGTCGTAATGAAGAGTCCATTCACCTGCATGATGCAATTGCTGAAGTGACCTACGATAAAACGGTAGAATAG
- the plsY gene encoding glycerol-3-phosphate 1-O-acyltransferase PlsY: MSYALFAIIAYIIGSIPSGLIVGKLGYNIDIREHGSGNLGGTNTFRVLGTKAGLIVTISDILKGTIAARIPWMFDADINLLIIGIFAVIGHMYPIFAKFKGGKAVATSGGVILAVEPILFGVMLLTFFIMLKISKYVSLSSMVTGIVTVIMSIILGHVGLIIVTSILTAFVIYRHRSNIKRIMDKTEPKIKWM; the protein is encoded by the coding sequence ATGAGTTATGCTTTATTTGCAATCATTGCTTATATAATTGGTTCAATTCCATCAGGTCTCATTGTTGGTAAGCTAGGGTATAATATTGATATTCGTGAACACGGTAGCGGAAACTTAGGCGGAACAAACACATTCCGAGTCCTTGGTACAAAAGCAGGACTCATCGTTACGATCTCAGATATATTAAAAGGGACGATTGCTGCTCGAATTCCATGGATGTTTGATGCGGATATTAATCTATTAATCATTGGAATTTTTGCTGTTATTGGTCACATGTATCCCATTTTCGCAAAATTTAAAGGTGGTAAGGCTGTTGCTACTTCAGGTGGTGTCATTTTAGCAGTTGAACCTATTCTCTTTGGTGTTATGCTTTTAACATTCTTCATTATGTTAAAAATCAGCAAGTATGTTTCTTTATCTTCAATGGTTACTGGAATTGTTACAGTCATTATGTCCATAATTCTTGGTCATGTTGGTCTAATTATAGTAACCAGTATTTTGACAGCATTTGTCATATACCGCCACAGATCGAATATTAAACGTATTATGGATAAAACTGAACCTAAAATTAAATGGATGTAA
- a CDS encoding ABC transporter permease, translating to MKALLWVRLISLRKHKGILITMMILPIIFTFFFSMSGSRSAYSVGLVVEKENPLSKDWVKELYKHENLLITELNKDEIEEKLYDGRVEAVLVPEKGIFNNDLQDLSLQIYRTADTSTIQAIEQAVREVTMKVANEHQVAQEILSALAKPEQKEEAVYQYVSGELEEPIISVDKKVINEEQEVVYDTTFQALVGFTLFFTMYTIIFSLGEMIEDRQKGIMTRLGVSPVRTIQIYSANFLYSFLIGFIQVIILVTIGQYVFGIDWGDQIISVGIIIALYVLATMAYGMILCSLSRTMQQLSAITPVVAVSFAMLGGAYWPIEIVQNQILLTLANITPIYHAMNALKGVVLYDHSLFQNTLPLVYLTGMSLALLGLGIYMFKKRFN from the coding sequence ATGAAGGCTTTATTATGGGTGAGATTGATATCACTACGAAAACACAAAGGGATACTCATTACCATGATGATCCTGCCTATCATATTCACCTTCTTTTTCTCCATGTCAGGCAGTCGTAGTGCATATTCTGTTGGTCTTGTAGTAGAAAAGGAAAATCCACTCTCAAAAGACTGGGTTAAGGAACTTTACAAACATGAGAATTTGCTCATAACGGAATTGAATAAGGATGAGATTGAAGAAAAATTATATGATGGTCGTGTAGAAGCTGTGCTTGTACCTGAAAAAGGAATCTTTAATAATGATTTACAAGACTTGTCCTTACAAATATACCGAACGGCAGATACTTCAACCATCCAAGCGATTGAACAAGCGGTCAGGGAAGTAACAATGAAGGTGGCGAATGAGCACCAGGTCGCTCAAGAGATTTTATCTGCCTTGGCTAAACCAGAACAGAAGGAAGAGGCTGTTTATCAGTATGTTAGCGGTGAGCTTGAGGAGCCAATAATATCGGTGGATAAAAAAGTAATTAACGAAGAACAAGAAGTGGTCTATGATACTACCTTTCAAGCTCTTGTTGGGTTTACGTTATTCTTTACTATGTACACAATCATTTTTTCTTTAGGAGAAATGATTGAAGACCGCCAAAAGGGGATTATGACCAGGTTAGGGGTGTCCCCCGTTCGGACTATTCAGATCTATAGTGCGAACTTCTTGTATAGCTTTCTGATTGGGTTTATACAAGTCATTATTCTTGTCACGATTGGCCAATATGTTTTTGGAATTGATTGGGGAGATCAGATAATAAGTGTAGGAATTATTATTGCCTTGTATGTTCTTGCTACGATGGCTTATGGAATGATTCTTTGTAGTCTTTCGAGGACAATGCAACAGTTAAGCGCCATAACACCAGTGGTTGCTGTGAGTTTTGCTATGCTTGGAGGGGCCTATTGGCCGATAGAAATTGTCCAAAATCAAATTCTTTTAACTCTAGCAAACATAACGCCTATTTATCATGCAATGAATGCACTGAAAGGTGTAGTACTCTATGATCATTCACTCTTTCAAAATACCCTCCCTTTAGTCTATCTTACAGGGATGAGCTTAGCACTATTAGGGTTAGGAATTTACATGTTTAAGAAAAGGTTTAATTAA